A region from the Halobellus litoreus genome encodes:
- the lpdA gene encoding dihydrolipoyl dehydrogenase, whose translation MSERFDTEVLVVGGGPAGYVAAIRAAQYDLDVTLVEMHALGGTCLNRGCIPSKALLSAANVAHDARTGSQMGISADVDVDFQRMVEWKDDVVGNMNRSVEKLCKANRVSLVNGRAAFEDEHSARIEGPNGESERLTFEYAVVATGSRPIELPGFEFHRPEVLDAKGALALDELPDSLVVVGAGYIGMELSTLFAKLGVEVTVVEALDSMMPAFSPDLVAPVASAASELGIETNYGELASECHPTDRGVAVTTEDVDSGDRREYEADAVLVAVGRTPVTDTIDLGRIGIEPDEDGFVRTDEYGRTAVDHVFAVGDVAGEPMLAHAGATEGEIAAAEIAGRDSSAVDRAIPAVAFTSPEIATVGLTEAEAEETDHAVSVGEFPMRASGRALTIGHTEGFVRLVCGDGGVVLGGQVVGPEASELISEITLAVEAGLSAGELAESIHPHPTLSESIEEAAANEQDLAIHTLNR comes from the coding sequence ATGAGTGAGCGCTTCGACACGGAGGTCCTCGTCGTGGGCGGCGGTCCCGCGGGGTACGTCGCCGCGATCCGCGCGGCGCAGTACGACCTCGACGTGACGCTCGTCGAGATGCACGCCCTGGGCGGGACCTGTCTCAACCGCGGCTGTATCCCCTCGAAGGCGCTGCTCTCGGCGGCGAACGTCGCCCACGACGCGCGGACGGGCTCTCAGATGGGGATCTCGGCCGACGTCGACGTCGACTTCCAGCGGATGGTCGAGTGGAAGGACGACGTCGTCGGAAACATGAACCGGAGCGTCGAGAAACTCTGCAAGGCCAACCGCGTCTCGCTCGTGAACGGACGCGCGGCGTTCGAGGACGAGCACTCGGCCCGCATCGAGGGGCCGAACGGCGAGTCCGAGCGGCTCACGTTCGAGTACGCCGTCGTGGCGACGGGCAGCCGTCCCATCGAACTCCCGGGGTTCGAGTTTCATCGACCCGAAGTGCTCGATGCCAAGGGAGCGCTGGCGCTCGACGAACTTCCGGACAGTCTCGTGGTCGTCGGTGCGGGGTACATCGGGATGGAACTCTCGACGCTGTTCGCGAAACTCGGCGTCGAGGTCACGGTCGTCGAGGCGCTCGATTCGATGATGCCAGCGTTCTCCCCGGATCTGGTCGCGCCGGTCGCGTCGGCGGCGTCGGAGCTCGGGATCGAGACGAACTACGGCGAACTCGCTTCTGAGTGTCATCCCACCGACCGGGGTGTCGCGGTCACGACGGAGGACGTCGACAGCGGCGACCGGCGGGAGTACGAGGCGGACGCGGTGCTGGTCGCGGTGGGTCGGACCCCCGTGACGGACACGATTGACCTCGGCCGGATCGGCATCGAACCGGACGAGGACGGATTCGTTCGAACGGACGAGTACGGGCGCACGGCCGTCGATCACGTGTTCGCCGTCGGCGACGTGGCGGGCGAACCGATGCTCGCGCACGCCGGCGCGACGGAGGGGGAAATCGCCGCCGCCGAGATCGCCGGCCGGGATTCCTCGGCCGTGGATCGGGCGATCCCCGCCGTCGCGTTCACGTCCCCGGAGATCGCGACGGTCGGGCTGACCGAAGCGGAGGCCGAAGAGACCGACCACGCCGTGTCGGTCGGCGAGTTCCCGATGCGCGCCAGCGGACGTGCACTCACGATCGGACATACCGAGGGGTTCGTCCGTCTCGTGTGCGGGGACGGCGGCGTCGTGCTCGGCGGTCAGGTCGTGGGTCCGGAGGCCTCGGAGCTGATTTCCGAGATCACGCTCGCCGTCGAGGCAGGCCTGTCAGCGGGTGAACTCGCGGAATCGATACACCCCCACCCGACGCTCTCCGAGTCGATCGAGGAAGCCGCGGCCAACGAACAGGACCTCGCGATCCACACGCTCAATCGCTGA
- the gcvPB gene encoding aminomethyl-transferring glycine dehydrogenase subunit GcvPB produces the protein MNYRQATWERETESGEAVNEPLLSEKRTETVTHDDVDLPDELVRDELTLPEPAEPEVASHYTRLSQMNYSVEHGPYPLGSCTMKYNPKFTEDVAALEDGAIHPDRPDEYAQGTLAVLHGLQEYLAEIGGMDAVTLQPPAGAAGEFTGLLVARAYHRSNDEDDDRREVIVPASAHGTNFASAAMAGYDVVELPSDEDGRVPVDALEEAVGESTAALMLTNPNTLGLFERDIEEIAEIVHDAGGLLYYDGANLNALLGRARPGDMGFDIMHYNVHKTFASPHGGGGPGAGPIGVVDELTEFLPDPHVREADDGSFEFSEPPESVGKVHGFHGNWLVLLKTYAYISRLGDAGLKDTSAMAVLNANYLASQIDLDVPYGPFHHEFVASAGDVDAAEFAKGMLDEAVHPPTTKWPEIVDEALMTEPTEALSKDQLDVLADAFTAASQKTPEELAAAPTTTAAARIDQTSAARNPRLSWRDVEEAVEEVDE, from the coding sequence ATGAACTACCGACAGGCCACCTGGGAGCGGGAGACCGAGAGCGGCGAGGCGGTCAACGAACCGCTCCTCTCGGAGAAGCGGACGGAGACCGTCACCCACGACGACGTCGATCTGCCCGACGAACTGGTCCGCGACGAACTGACGCTGCCGGAACCGGCCGAACCCGAGGTCGCGAGCCACTACACGCGGCTCTCGCAGATGAACTACTCGGTCGAACACGGGCCGTACCCGCTGGGGAGCTGTACGATGAAGTACAACCCGAAGTTCACCGAGGACGTCGCCGCGCTGGAAGACGGCGCGATCCATCCGGACCGCCCCGACGAGTACGCGCAGGGCACCCTCGCAGTCCTCCACGGACTCCAGGAGTACCTGGCGGAGATCGGCGGGATGGACGCGGTGACGCTGCAACCGCCCGCCGGGGCGGCCGGGGAGTTCACCGGCCTGCTCGTGGCGCGCGCCTATCACCGCTCGAACGACGAAGACGACGACCGCCGGGAGGTGATCGTACCTGCATCGGCCCACGGGACGAACTTCGCGAGCGCCGCGATGGCCGGCTACGACGTCGTCGAACTTCCGAGCGACGAGGACGGGCGCGTCCCCGTCGACGCGCTCGAAGAGGCCGTCGGGGAGTCGACGGCGGCGTTGATGCTGACGAACCCGAACACGCTGGGGCTCTTCGAGCGCGACATCGAAGAGATCGCCGAGATCGTCCACGACGCGGGCGGCCTGCTCTACTACGACGGCGCGAACCTCAACGCGCTGCTCGGCCGTGCGCGTCCCGGCGATATGGGCTTCGACATCATGCACTACAACGTGCACAAGACGTTCGCGTCGCCACACGGCGGCGGCGGTCCGGGGGCCGGACCGATCGGCGTCGTGGACGAACTCACGGAGTTCCTCCCCGACCCGCACGTCCGCGAGGCCGACGACGGCTCGTTCGAGTTCTCCGAGCCCCCTGAGAGCGTCGGGAAGGTCCACGGCTTCCACGGCAACTGGCTGGTGCTTCTGAAGACCTACGCGTACATCTCCCGGCTCGGTGACGCCGGACTGAAGGACACCTCTGCGATGGCCGTCCTGAACGCGAACTACCTCGCCTCACAGATCGATCTCGACGTCCCGTACGGGCCGTTCCATCACGAGTTCGTCGCCAGCGCCGGCGACGTCGACGCGGCGGAGTTCGCCAAGGGGATGCTCGACGAGGCGGTGCACCCGCCGACGACCAAGTGGCCGGAAATCGTCGACGAGGCGCTGATGACCGAGCCCACGGAGGCGCTGAGCAAGGACCAACTCGACGTGCTGGCGGACGCGTTCACGGCGGCGAGCCAGAAGACGCCCGAGGAACTCGCTGCGGCTCCCACGACGACCGCCGCGGCGCGCATCGATCAGACCAGCGCCGCACGGAACCCGCGCCTCTCGTGGCGGGACGTCGAGGAGGCTGTCGAGGAAGTCGATGAGTGA
- the gcvPA gene encoding aminomethyl-transferring glycine dehydrogenase subunit GcvPA translates to MQRIQHDEADRTHELDESSPFAPQTPQEVEEMLSAIGAESVEELFDVPEAVAFDGDFDIEAKSEFEVVTEIEELLGRNADRTEFLGRGHYDHYVPSVVDYLSLRSEFLTSYTQYQPETSQGFLQALFEFQSMIVELTGLPVANCSMYDAATALGEAATLSARVRDTSGSRVLVPETIRSERRSVLENYADGAELAVETYPLADGNADLDALAELIDDDVVMVYAESPTTGGAIEERLSAVATLADDHEAAFCLGSDPVALALLQEPAAVGADIVVGDASVLGLSASHGMGLGLFAVTESYLRQAPGRLVGTSETADGRRAYTLTLQTREQHIRKERATSNICTNQAWVALRTAIHIASLGASGLSALAEESVTTAAEAAARLDDVDGVSAPVDDRHHFREFVARTDRPAAEVVSELAEQGFLVHEVGEFEIQVCVTETNSGALDDLVAAVREVLA, encoded by the coding sequence ATGCAACGAATACAGCACGACGAGGCGGACCGGACGCACGAACTCGACGAATCGAGTCCCTTCGCCCCGCAGACGCCACAGGAAGTAGAGGAGATGCTCTCGGCCATCGGTGCCGAAAGCGTGGAAGAACTGTTCGACGTTCCGGAGGCGGTCGCGTTCGACGGCGACTTCGACATCGAGGCGAAGTCGGAGTTCGAGGTCGTGACCGAAATCGAGGAGCTGCTCGGGCGGAACGCCGACCGGACCGAGTTCCTCGGTCGCGGCCACTACGACCACTACGTGCCGTCGGTCGTCGACTACCTCTCGCTGCGCTCGGAGTTTCTGACCTCCTACACGCAGTATCAACCGGAGACCTCGCAGGGATTCCTCCAGGCGCTCTTCGAGTTCCAGTCGATGATCGTCGAACTGACCGGGCTCCCGGTCGCGAACTGTTCGATGTACGACGCCGCGACCGCACTCGGCGAGGCAGCAACGCTTTCGGCCCGGGTCAGAGACACCAGCGGGTCGCGCGTCCTCGTCCCCGAGACCATCCGCTCGGAGCGACGCAGCGTGTTGGAGAACTACGCCGACGGCGCGGAGTTGGCGGTGGAGACGTATCCGCTCGCCGACGGCAACGCCGACCTCGACGCGCTCGCGGAACTGATCGACGACGACGTCGTGATGGTGTACGCCGAATCGCCGACGACCGGGGGCGCGATCGAAGAGCGGCTGTCGGCGGTCGCGACGCTCGCGGACGACCACGAGGCGGCGTTCTGCCTCGGCTCCGATCCGGTCGCACTGGCGCTCCTCCAAGAACCGGCCGCGGTGGGTGCCGACATCGTCGTCGGCGACGCGAGCGTACTCGGGCTCTCGGCCAGTCACGGGATGGGACTCGGCCTGTTCGCCGTCACGGAGTCGTATCTGCGGCAAGCCCCCGGCCGGCTCGTGGGGACGAGCGAGACGGCCGACGGACGGCGTGCCTACACCCTGACCCTCCAGACCCGAGAACAGCACATCCGGAAAGAGCGGGCCACGTCGAACATCTGTACGAACCAGGCGTGGGTCGCGCTCCGAACGGCGATCCACATCGCGTCGCTCGGCGCGTCGGGCCTTTCAGCCCTCGCCGAGGAGTCCGTGACGACGGCCGCTGAGGCTGCCGCCCGACTCGACGACGTCGACGGCGTCTCGGCGCCGGTCGACGACCGCCACCACTTCCGCGAGTTCGTCGCGCGCACGGACCGTCCCGCAGCCGAGGTGGTGTCGGAACTGGCCGAGCAGGGCTTCCTCGTCCACGAGGTCGGTGAGTTCGAGATCCAGGTGTGCGTGACGGAGACCAACAGCGGCGCGTTGGACGATCTGGTCGCGGCCGTTCGGGAGGTGCTGGCATGA
- the gcvH gene encoding glycine cleavage system protein GcvH, with amino-acid sequence MTHETPDELRYTDSHEWIDDSGDALRIGITDFAQDELGDVVFVELPAEGESLDSGDACAVVESIKAVSDIYTPVTGAVTATNDGVLDQPELLNTDPYGEGWLFEIDGAVPDEALGATDYREQIE; translated from the coding sequence ATGACGCACGAGACGCCCGACGAATTACGGTACACCGACTCACACGAATGGATCGACGACAGCGGGGACGCCCTGCGCATCGGAATCACCGACTTCGCGCAGGACGAACTCGGCGACGTCGTGTTCGTCGAACTCCCGGCGGAGGGCGAGTCCCTCGACAGCGGAGACGCCTGCGCCGTCGTCGAGAGCATCAAGGCGGTCTCGGACATCTACACGCCCGTCACGGGGGCGGTGACCGCGACGAACGACGGCGTGCTCGATCAGCCGGAACTGCTCAACACCGATCCGTACGGCGAGGGGTGGCTCTTCGAGATCGACGGAGCGGTACCCGACGAGGCGCTCGGCGCAACCGACTACCGCGAGCAGATCGAATAA
- the gcvT gene encoding glycine cleavage system aminomethyltransferase GcvT, with amino-acid sequence MSSKQTPLYESHCRAGADFTDFGGWEMPVSFDSIREEHRAVREGVGLFDVSHMGQLAVDGPEAETLLHRLTPSDVRGLEPGDALYSSFLRSDGVILDDIVVYDHPVESEYIVVPNAGHDEAMYDRLREHADRWSLDVTLANRTAELGMIAVQGPEAVDRVDAEADEQIDALEPFTTTETAIGDVECLVARTGYTGEDGVEIIFPGNEATAIDRRFDDVRRCGLGARDTLRLEAGLLLSGQDFHPEDEPHDPFEAGIGFVVDFGDEEFVGRSALEQARDEGVDERIVGLRLEERAIARHGHRIVADGDDVGQVTSGTMSPTLEIPIALGYVDAGSAASGTELAVSIRDRTVDATVVDTPFLESCGE; translated from the coding sequence GTGTCATCGAAGCAAACACCGCTGTACGAATCCCACTGCCGGGCGGGCGCGGACTTCACCGACTTCGGCGGGTGGGAGATGCCGGTCTCGTTCGACTCCATCCGCGAGGAACACCGGGCCGTTCGGGAGGGCGTCGGACTGTTCGACGTGAGTCATATGGGCCAATTGGCCGTCGACGGACCCGAAGCGGAGACGCTGTTACACCGACTCACCCCGAGTGACGTGCGCGGTCTCGAACCGGGCGACGCGCTGTACTCGTCTTTCCTCCGATCCGATGGCGTCATCCTCGACGACATCGTCGTGTACGATCACCCGGTCGAAAGCGAGTACATCGTCGTTCCGAACGCCGGACACGACGAGGCGATGTACGATCGGTTGCGCGAGCACGCCGACCGCTGGAGTCTCGATGTCACGCTCGCGAACCGGACCGCCGAACTCGGAATGATCGCGGTCCAGGGGCCCGAGGCAGTCGACCGTGTCGACGCCGAGGCGGACGAGCAGATCGACGCGTTGGAGCCGTTCACGACGACGGAGACGGCGATCGGCGACGTCGAGTGTCTCGTGGCACGCACGGGATACACGGGTGAGGACGGCGTCGAGATCATTTTCCCCGGCAACGAGGCGACGGCGATCGATCGGCGATTCGACGACGTCCGGCGCTGCGGGCTCGGAGCCAGGGACACGCTCCGGCTCGAAGCGGGATTGCTGCTCTCGGGACAGGACTTCCACCCCGAGGACGAACCGCACGACCCCTTCGAGGCGGGAATCGGCTTCGTCGTCGACTTCGGCGACGAGGAGTTCGTCGGCCGGTCGGCCCTCGAGCAGGCCCGAGACGAGGGAGTCGACGAGCGGATCGTCGGACTGCGGCTCGAGGAGCGGGCGATCGCCCGTCACGGACACCGGATCGTCGCCGACGGCGACGACGTCGGGCAGGTGACCAGCGGCACGATGAGTCCCACACTCGAAATTCCGATCGCACTCGGCTACGTCGACGCCGGTTCCGCTGCTTCGGGCACCGAACTGGCCGTCTCGATCCGCGACCGGACCGTCGACGCGACCGTCGTCGACACGCCGTTCCTCGAATCGTGCGGCGAGTAA
- a CDS encoding IclR family transcriptional regulator — MPDHGRELTTTATSLRILDAIDRLEGARMSEIAGELDLANSTVHAHLTTLRNHELVVKEGNEFYLGIKLFHLGEQARHRKPEYEIVRRHAHELSNRLNEEVAFAITEHGRSVIIFDENNDPAKEGFQVGRYFHMHNSASGKAMLAEFSRERVEEVLERWGLPAETENTIRSADELYEELERTRERGYSLNRQEALEGLMAVGMAITNPDGSVLGSLDVSGPPYRLSEEQIVPELRETVTQIEREIASRTEPSESAQ, encoded by the coding sequence GTGCCAGACCACGGACGCGAACTGACGACGACCGCCACCTCGCTCCGGATCCTCGACGCGATCGACCGGTTGGAGGGGGCTCGGATGAGCGAGATCGCCGGGGAACTAGACCTGGCTAACAGTACCGTCCACGCGCACCTGACGACGCTCCGGAACCACGAACTCGTCGTGAAGGAGGGCAACGAGTTCTACCTGGGCATCAAGCTCTTCCACCTCGGCGAGCAGGCGCGGCACCGGAAACCCGAGTACGAGATCGTCCGACGGCACGCCCACGAACTGAGCAATCGGCTCAACGAGGAGGTCGCCTTCGCCATCACCGAGCACGGGCGGTCGGTCATCATCTTCGACGAGAACAACGACCCCGCGAAAGAGGGGTTCCAGGTGGGCCGGTACTTCCATATGCACAACTCTGCGAGCGGGAAAGCGATGCTCGCGGAGTTCTCCCGCGAGCGCGTCGAGGAAGTCCTGGAGCGGTGGGGACTGCCCGCGGAGACCGAAAACACGATCCGGAGCGCCGACGAACTCTACGAAGAACTGGAACGGACCCGCGAGCGAGGCTACTCGCTCAACCGACAGGAGGCCCTCGAAGGACTGATGGCCGTCGGAATGGCGATCACGAATCCCGACGGGAGCGTCCTGGGATCGCTCGACGTGTCGGGGCCGCCGTACCGCCTCTCCGAAGAACAGATCGTCCCGGAGTTACGCGAGACGGTAACGCAGATCGAACGCGAAATCGCCTCTCGTACGGAACCGAGTGAATCGGCTCAGTAG
- a CDS encoding ester cyclase, with the protein MTEDWRTADELDVERMIRQSTREIWDDKLVGKIYEYYDDDVVVHGGEGDIVGSEALVEDTLARLNAFPETEMNIEKIIWEGNPEDGYYTSMVRTITAENTGPTEYGPPTGKTMEENLGIANCLIQKVDGEWKYVEEWIAYDKLGYIKAVTDDDDPIHDY; encoded by the coding sequence ATGACCGAAGACTGGCGGACGGCCGACGAACTCGACGTCGAGCGGATGATCCGACAGAGCACCCGAGAGATCTGGGACGACAAACTCGTCGGCAAGATCTACGAGTACTACGACGACGACGTTGTCGTCCACGGCGGCGAGGGAGACATCGTCGGCTCCGAGGCGCTCGTCGAAGACACCCTGGCGCGGTTGAACGCCTTCCCCGAAACCGAGATGAACATCGAGAAGATCATCTGGGAGGGCAATCCCGAAGACGGCTACTACACCTCGATGGTGCGGACGATCACCGCCGAGAACACCGGGCCGACCGAGTACGGGCCGCCGACCGGGAAGACGATGGAAGAGAACCTCGGGATCGCGAACTGCCTCATCCAGAAGGTCGACGGCGAGTGGAAGTACGTCGAAGAGTGGATCGCCTACGACAAACTGGGCTACATCAAGGCCGTCACCGACGACGACGACCCGATTCACGACTACTGA
- a CDS encoding ester cyclase: MTTERKRLVHEFSQEIHGASAENVGDLLTDYYHADAEWHGPEPINAVEGPDAIADAYWGPLLESFPDLEKNDYILFAGEFEGGEWVCAAGNLVGTFENDWLDIPATGHATWLRYGEFHRVVDGKIAETRLLVDVLDVMRQAGYQFVPALAPEVVIPGPTTQDGVLLDEQDDEASEKTLQVVEGMIDGLHDYEEEGLDGMGLEKFWHEDFMWYGPAGTGTTRGIDGFQEYHQAPFLEAFPDREGGDHVARFAEGNYCASTGWPSVEATHLGDGWMGLPATDEPVGMRVMDFWRREGDKLAENWVLIDKIDLLQQMGVDVFERLRNDQQYF, translated from the coding sequence ATGACCACGGAACGCAAGCGGTTAGTCCACGAGTTTTCCCAGGAGATCCACGGCGCGAGCGCGGAGAACGTCGGTGACCTCCTCACCGACTACTACCACGCCGACGCCGAGTGGCACGGCCCGGAACCGATCAACGCGGTAGAAGGACCCGACGCGATCGCCGACGCGTACTGGGGGCCGCTCCTCGAATCGTTCCCGGATCTCGAAAAGAACGACTACATCCTGTTCGCCGGCGAGTTCGAGGGCGGCGAGTGGGTCTGTGCGGCCGGCAACCTGGTCGGGACGTTCGAGAACGACTGGCTGGACATTCCCGCGACCGGACACGCGACGTGGCTCCGGTACGGCGAGTTCCACCGCGTCGTGGACGGCAAGATCGCCGAGACCCGCTTGCTCGTCGACGTCCTCGACGTGATGCGGCAGGCGGGCTACCAGTTCGTGCCCGCGCTCGCTCCGGAGGTCGTCATCCCCGGGCCGACGACGCAGGACGGCGTCCTCCTCGACGAACAGGACGACGAGGCGTCCGAAAAGACGCTCCAGGTGGTCGAGGGGATGATCGACGGCCTCCACGACTACGAGGAGGAGGGTCTCGACGGGATGGGCCTCGAGAAGTTCTGGCACGAGGACTTCATGTGGTACGGACCGGCGGGGACCGGAACGACCCGCGGAATCGACGGCTTCCAGGAGTACCACCAGGCACCCTTCCTCGAAGCCTTCCCCGACCGCGAGGGCGGCGACCACGTCGCTCGGTTCGCCGAGGGTAACTACTGCGCCTCGACGGGATGGCCGTCGGTCGAGGCGACGCACCTCGGCGACGGGTGGATGGGGCTCCCGGCGACCGACGAACCGGTCGGTATGCGGGTGATGGACTTCTGGCGTCGCGAGGGCGACAAACTCGCCGAGAACTGGGTCCTCATCGACAAGATCGACCTGCTCCAACAGATGGGCGTCGACGTCTTCGAGCGACTCCGCAACGATCAGCAGTACTTCTGA
- a CDS encoding ester cyclase, with amino-acid sequence MAAERKQVVHEFSQSIHDVTAGSVDDLLGEFYHDDAGWYGPEPLNELNGVESIAQGCWEPLLTAFPDLEKNDYILLEGEFEGEQWVSAAGTLIGTFDEDWLDIPATGRTTWIQYGALYRVVDGKIAETRMLFDVLDVMRQAGYRFIPALAPEVVRPGPATQDGLLFDEQEESDSEQTLQMVEDMIFEGLGSYDGENLDVMDMDAYWHTDFMWYGPAGIGTTRGVDGFQEFHQGPWLEAFPDRGTGGNAIRVAEGDYCAWTAWPSGEATHRGDGLFGLPSTGETVTFRVIDFWRREGDLLAENWVFIDTIDLLEQFGVDVFERLRNNPESVRWTGTP; translated from the coding sequence ATGGCAGCTGAACGTAAGCAAGTAGTCCACGAGTTCTCACAGTCCATCCACGACGTGACGGCGGGGAGTGTCGATGACCTCCTCGGGGAGTTCTACCACGATGACGCGGGGTGGTACGGCCCTGAGCCACTCAACGAGTTGAACGGTGTCGAATCGATAGCCCAAGGATGCTGGGAACCACTCTTGACTGCGTTTCCCGACCTCGAAAAGAACGACTACATCCTCCTCGAGGGTGAGTTCGAAGGCGAGCAGTGGGTCAGTGCGGCAGGGACGCTTATCGGGACGTTTGATGAAGACTGGCTCGACATCCCTGCAACCGGGCGTACGACTTGGATCCAGTACGGTGCACTCTATCGCGTAGTGGACGGGAAAATAGCAGAGACGCGGATGCTGTTTGACGTGCTTGATGTGATGCGACAGGCGGGTTACCGATTTATCCCGGCACTTGCGCCCGAAGTCGTTCGACCAGGCCCAGCAACACAGGACGGACTCCTATTTGACGAGCAGGAAGAATCAGATTCCGAACAGACCCTCCAGATGGTTGAGGATATGATCTTCGAGGGGCTCGGTTCGTACGATGGGGAGAATCTGGATGTTATGGATATGGATGCGTACTGGCATACGGACTTTATGTGGTACGGCCCGGCGGGGATCGGTACCACCCGTGGCGTCGACGGGTTTCAGGAGTTCCACCAAGGGCCGTGGCTGGAAGCCTTCCCCGACCGCGGAACCGGGGGGAACGCCATCCGTGTTGCCGAAGGTGACTACTGTGCGTGGACGGCGTGGCCGAGCGGTGAAGCCACGCATCGCGGGGACGGCTTGTTTGGCCTCCCGAGCACCGGTGAGACAGTAACCTTCCGCGTCATCGACTTCTGGCGGCGGGAGGGAGACCTGCTGGCGGAGAACTGGGTGTTCATCGATACGATCGACCTCCTCGAGCAGTTCGGCGTCGACGTCTTCGAACGGCTCCGGAACAATCCGGAATCGGTTCGGTGGACGGGGACGCCGTGA
- a CDS encoding ester cyclase, with the protein MSSTRVENKQTAHEFSRAVHETTHEDVDDLVAEYVHEDVQWHGPAPIDTLTGRSELVSEFWEPLLKAFPDLEKNDYVLFGGEFEGDEWVCATGNLVGTFENDWLDIPATGHATWIRYGEFHRFEDGKIAETRTIVDVLDVLRQAGYQFVPSLAPEVVIPGPTTQDGILLDEQDEEDTQQTMELVEGMLFDGLNSYEEEGLENMGMERYWHEDFMWYGPAGIGSTRGIDGFQEFHQNPFLRAFPDREVGHHDSRIAEGNFCASTGWPAVVGTHLGDGWLGLPATGNSTDMRVIDVWRREGDLLAENWVFIDMIDLLNQLGVDVFERLRENPRSVRRSSAP; encoded by the coding sequence ATGTCATCAACCAGAGTGGAAAACAAACAGACAGCACACGAATTCTCCCGTGCCGTTCACGAAACGACTCACGAAGACGTCGACGACTTGGTCGCCGAGTACGTCCACGAGGACGTCCAGTGGCACGGTCCGGCACCGATCGACACGCTCACCGGCAGGAGTGAACTGGTGTCCGAGTTCTGGGAGCCCCTGCTGAAGGCGTTCCCGGACCTCGAAAAGAACGACTACGTGCTCTTCGGCGGCGAGTTCGAGGGCGACGAATGGGTCTGTGCGACCGGCAATCTCGTGGGCACGTTCGAGAACGACTGGCTCGACATCCCCGCGACGGGTCACGCCACGTGGATCCGCTACGGCGAGTTCCACCGGTTCGAGGACGGGAAAATCGCCGAGACCCGAACCATCGTCGACGTGCTGGACGTGCTTCGACAGGCCGGCTATCAGTTCGTTCCGTCACTGGCCCCCGAAGTAGTCATCCCGGGGCCGACGACCCAAGACGGGATCCTCCTCGACGAACAGGACGAGGAAGACACCCAGCAGACGATGGAACTGGTCGAAGGGATGCTGTTCGACGGCCTGAACTCCTACGAGGAAGAAGGCCTCGAGAATATGGGGATGGAACGGTACTGGCACGAGGACTTTATGTGGTACGGCCCCGCAGGGATCGGCAGTACCCGCGGGATCGACGGGTTCCAAGAGTTCCATCAGAACCCGTTCCTGCGGGCGTTCCCCGATCGGGAGGTCGGGCATCACGACTCGCGTATCGCCGAGGGGAACTTCTGTGCCTCGACCGGATGGCCCGCCGTCGTGGGGACCCACCTCGGCGACGGCTGGCTGGGATTGCCAGCGACTGGGAATTCGACAGATATGCGCGTCATCGACGTTTGGCGGCGAGAGGGGGATCTCCTCGCAGAGAACTGGGTGTTCATCGATATGATCGACCTGCTCAACCAGCTCGGTGTCGACGTGTTTGAACGCCTCCGCGAGAATCCACGGTCTGTTCGGCGGTCCTCCGCGCCATAA